The Carcharodon carcharias isolate sCarCar2 chromosome 17, sCarCar2.pri, whole genome shotgun sequence DNA segment TGCATAGATTTGCTCCAAATAAAGAGTGTGGGCAGAGCATGTTGGGGCCACATGGTTTCTGAATGTCAGGAGCTCTGCTGAAAACTTCACCTTAATAACACTCCAAGTACAAAAAGGGTCCAATATTGTTGGGCCACTATAGAAGAGACACTAACTTCACTACTGTCATTCTGGAGAGTGTGTGTCGCCTAAATAACTAAAGCAAGAGCATAAACATGGCTAGAATCTGTAGGGCAAAACCAGAGAAATCTTGTGATGAAACAACAAAAATGACATCTACTGTGAAACAGTTTGTCAATGCAACCAGCATCTCTGCACATTTGCAAATATTGAGGCTTCCTGACTCACCTGTCACTGCGGATGGTGTTGGTTCCCTTTTGtctcccctccaccacactctggctGGTGAGACCCCATCAAGTCAAAACATTTCTAACAGACTAACTTCTGACATTTTTGGCACAGTGAAAAGAATGGTAATTCTCAGTTTATGTACTTTGGGCATGCTAAAGGCACCAGTGAAAAAAAATCCAGAATAACTCCTGCCTATTCTGTTAGAAGTATATAATAAAAACAATAATAATTAATTTAAAACATCCAACTCTGCTCAAAGGTCCGGCTTTTGAGTAAATCTGTTGCATATGGGAATGCAACTCGCCTTTGTCCAGCTGTAAACAATTAGCTCCACTTTGACGCTTTCATGTCCTGAATTCACCATGTGCAGACAGACTACACGATTCCAGTTGTTTACAGGTGGCTTTCCACATACTCAATCACCTTCATGTTACAGTTTCACTGGTATAGACTAGCTCAGCAATCCAGCAGTTGAAATATAGCGACATTTATTCCATTGCAGGCTTGCAGTGTCTGCCTGACAGTTCTATTAGAAAATGCACATTGCATCTATAAATTAAACATATTCATATAAAAAACAAAGAAATATTAGTACTTCTTTTCTAAATAATTCGAAGGCACCCAGCCCTTTTGAGAGCGTCCACTATCTATTATTTGACAATACCACCAACCATTGGGATTACGTTCCAGCACCTCCacagagctgccttcttggaaaCCCATggtctcttcatctccctgatagTCAGCGATTGTAACGTACACCTCCCTCCAGTTGTTCTGAATGAACTGAGGTTTCTCCTGGATGCACACTGGCTTTGGTCTCACAGCTGacacaggaattccatttttctgGGAAGTTCTGCCCATGGCATCTGATTCGATTACTCCACACCTTTCTGAAGGTCTGACCTTTGCCTGGTTGGGAACTGACACTGTAGCTGAGTGTAGAGTGTCAGACTCCTCAGTCTTCTTCCGTAACCGGATGTTGTTGAAGGATGCATTACGCCGGATGTTCACTGTGGACCTGATATTCTCGTGGCACACCATAGATTCATTCCTCCTGAGTGATCCAGCGAGGTTGTTAGTTTCTTTGCTTGagggggaaacaaaaacagattgtGGCCTCACAGCTACCTGTTTCAACCCATTTCTCATTTTTACTGAACCATTCATGCTCGTCCCTAGCCTTGTAAACCCTCCAGGGGGTTTTGCAGGAATTGGGGGTGTTGCTCTCCTTAGACCAAGGTTGATGTTGTTTAATGCCTGGACCTTGTTGTCTATTTTCTCCATGTTATTGAGTTGGTTTTCATTCACTGGCCTCTCCCCACTAGATGTTCCAGACTCTCCAGCACTCTGTGCTGGCATGCCACCAACATGTTCCAAGTAGAAGACAGGGGCCCATCCCTCAGCGTCTCCAATTCTAATAAACCACCAACCACTGTCCTGTTTTTCCAGAACCTCCACCATTATTCCTGCTGGAAAACTGATTTCATTGTCCTGAACTTTCTCATATTTATCCACCGTTTTGTACTGGCACAGAGATTCTGTTTCCTGTTCACTAGGTCTTGGTATGCCCAGTCCAGCTTGGCTGGGTGATGCATTTGTGGAAAGGTCCACTGTACTTTTGGTGAAAGAATCTTCTGAATTTTCAGAGGACGTTAATGAGATAGTTTCTGCATCATCAGTTTTTGCCCCTTTGGAGTTGTGTTTCAGCTGTCCTGTGGGCCTAAGGTGGCGCCTGATGGTGCTGATCTCCATATTCTGTGCTTCTGGTTTCACCAGTAAAGGCTTTGGTCTCACAGAAGGCTTAGGTCTGGTTATGGGACTGGGAGCAGCATTCTGctctgtgtgtgcatttgtttcAGACACCTCCTTGTCTTTCTTTGGCCCAGTTTTCTGTGTTGTGCAAGGACTTATATCAGAGATGGATTTGCAGTAACTCTCACCACTTTTTCTAGCATCAGTTTTTTTCTCAGATTTTAAGTGAAGGTCTTTTAAAGAGTGTTTTGATGAAATGTATTTTGGTGAAGAGCTGGTCTCAGatgctgacaatgcagcagcaacTTGAGTAACAGTTTCATAAACGCGATTACATTCTAAGCTACTGCTGCTGCCTTCTTGGTTGCATTCCTTATTACTTGGAGGGTATACAAGCTGGTCCTCGCGAGACAAGCTTTCTGAAGATTCACCCACTTTGAAGTGGGCTTTCCGCAGTGTGGAGAGTGGGCATGGTTTGCTTTGCTGCTGGCTGGACTCTGTCTGGTCCTGACTTAATGAATCTTCTTTAGCCTGCTCATCAGCAGCCAACTTCATTTCAGTCAGGGGCTCAGAGTCGAAGATTGCAGTAGGAATATCATACTCTGGTTCCTCGAACTTGGGTTTTTGCTGCATGCATTCACTCTCATTTC contains these protein-coding regions:
- the sh3pxd2aa gene encoding SH3 and PX domain-containing protein 2A isoform X1; the protein is MQPPGRAVMDVRVQDVKKRRNPNKHYVYVIQVNWSDNTSSIIYRRYSKFFDLQMQLLDKFPVEGGQKDPKLRCIPFLPGKILFRRSHVRDVAMKRLKPIDEYCRSLVRLPFLISQCDEVLRFFEPRPEDLNPPKDDHLGKKQKGGSETVSESMVLDQYMVVANYEKQENSEISLKAGEVVDVIEKSESGWWFVSTAEEQGWVPATYLESQNGTRDDLDISTTRAGEEEKYITVQPYVNQGKDEIGFEKGVMVEVIQRNLEGWWFIRYQGKEGWAPASYLRKVKDELAVRKKPLTGPVEIIGNIMEISNLLNKKTCSEKDVQTENESNLYDHPPLTAKEISLPLLCEQTNGNATVLTTPENKLSRGAPGSPAVARVAPQRAEIGSPNLRQKPPPRREASLGFQLPKPPEPPAVEVEYYTIAEFQTHIADGISFRGGQKAEVIEKNLGGWWYVQIGQQEGWAPSSYIDKRKKPNLSRRSSTLIRPKIPPPAPPTKNKPNSEEMGSGNESECMQQKPKFEEPEYDIPTAIFDSEPLTEMKLAADEQAKEDSLSQDQTESSQQQSKPCPLSTLRKAHFKVGESSESLSREDQLVYPPSNKECNQEGSSSSLECNRVYETVTQVAAALSASETSSSPKYISSKHSLKDLHLKSEKKTDARKSGESYCKSISDISPCTTQKTGPKKDKEVSETNAHTEQNAAPSPITRPKPSVRPKPLLVKPEAQNMEISTIRRHLRPTGQLKHNSKGAKTDDAETISLTSSENSEDSFTKSTVDLSTNASPSQAGLGIPRPSEQETESLCQYKTVDKYEKVQDNEISFPAGIMVEVLEKQDSGWWFIRIGDAEGWAPVFYLEHVGGMPAQSAGESGTSSGERPVNENQLNNMEKIDNKVQALNNINLGLRRATPPIPAKPPGGFTRLGTSMNGSVKMRNGLKQVAVRPQSVFVSPSSKETNNLAGSLRRNESMVCHENIRSTVNIRRNASFNNIRLRKKTEESDTLHSATVSVPNQAKVRPSERCGVIESDAMGRTSQKNGIPVSAVRPKPVCIQEKPQFIQNNWREVYVTIADYQGDEETMGFQEGSSVEVLERNPNGWWYCQIIDSGRSQKGWVPSNYLEKKY
- the sh3pxd2aa gene encoding SH3 and PX domain-containing protein 2A isoform X2, with product MVLDQYMVVANYEKQENSEISLKAGEVVDVIEKSESGWWFVSTAEEQGWVPATYLESQNGTRDDLDISTTRAGEVTKRRKAHLRRLDRRWTLGGMCNRQQSPEEKYITVQPYVNQGKDEIGFEKGVMVEVIQRNLEGWWFIRYQGKEGWAPASYLRKVKDELAVRKKPLTGPVEIIGNIMEISNLLNKKTCSEKDVQTENESNLYDHPPLTAKEISLPLLCEQTNGNATVLTTPENKLSRGAPGSPAVARVAPQRAEIGSPNLRQKPPPRREASLGFQLPKPPEPPAVEVEYYTIAEFQTHIADGISFRGGQKAEVIEKNLGGWWYVQIGQQEGWAPSSYIDKRKKPNLSRRSSTLIRPKIPPPAPPTKNKPNSEEMGSGNESECMQQKPKFEEPEYDIPTAIFDSEPLTEMKLAADEQAKEDSLSQDQTESSQQQSKPCPLSTLRKAHFKVGESSESLSREDQLVYPPSNKECNQEGSSSSLECNRVYETVTQVAAALSASETSSSPKYISSKHSLKDLHLKSEKKTDARKSGESYCKSISDISPCTTQKTGPKKDKEVSETNAHTEQNAAPSPITRPKPSVRPKPLLVKPEAQNMEISTIRRHLRPTGQLKHNSKGAKTDDAETISLTSSENSEDSFTKSTVDLSTNASPSQAGLGIPRPSEQETESLCQYKTVDKYEKVQDNEISFPAGIMVEVLEKQDSGWWFIRIGDAEGWAPVFYLEHVGGMPAQSAGESGTSSGERPVNENQLNNMEKIDNKVQALNNINLGLRRATPPIPAKPPGGFTRLGTSMNGSVKMRNGLKQVAVRPQSVFVSPSSKETNNLAGSLRRNESMVCHENIRSTVNIRRNASFNNIRLRKKTEESDTLHSATVSVPNQAKVRPSERCGVIESDAMGRTSQKNGIPVSAVRPKPVCIQEKPQFIQNNWREVYVTIADYQGDEETMGFQEGSSVEVLERNPNGWWYCQIIDSGRSQKGWVPSNYLEKKY